From the Elaeis guineensis isolate ETL-2024a chromosome 16, EG11, whole genome shotgun sequence genome, the window CTTCTGCTTAAAGCTCTACATCGACCACAGGCTCACTTCGATAGGACATCCATAGTCCAACGGAAAAACCAAGGTGACCAACCATACCATCCTGCAAAAGCTAAAGACTAGGCTCAACCAGGCCAAGGGATTATGAGTAGAGGAATCTGGGCTTATTGAACCACATCTCAGACGGTTATTGGAGAAACTCCTTTCAATCTTTACCTTCGGAGCCGAAGCAGTCATTCCCATCAAAATCAGGGTGCCATCAACCCAACTTGAACTCTATGACAAGCAAGAGAATTCGAGTTAGCTCTGCGCAAACTTGGACCTGTTTGAAGAGACAAAGAAAAGAGCTCGAGTTGCTTTGTACCAACGAGTGGCATGCTACTACAATACCCGAATCAAGACCAAAGCCTTACAATCAGAAGACCTTATCCTGAGATGGGCCGAAGTATGCAAACCTCCGAACAGAGCAAGCTAGCTCCGAATTGGGAAAGACCGTACCGGATAACAGAAGTCGTTCGATCAGGAGCTTACAAGCTGGAGACCCTTAACGACACTCAAATCCCAAGGACGTGGAACTCCGAAAATCttcggatgtactaccaataagagATGTAACCATTGTTCGACTCTACCAAAAAAAGTTATCCTTCCTAAAATGTACATGAGCTTCGATCGAAAAAGCTGACCTACCCGAGGCCAGTCATCGGGATCAAATCGAAGACGACGACAAAGGGGCTAACTCGAGGACCCCACACGGCCATCTAGCGCTCCTCTAACAAGTTGAGCGGAGGCCCGCATGTGTCGACTTCAGACAAAATTTGGGTAAAGAAATCAAATCAATACGACAAAGGAGCATTTCATTCTAAGGAGAAGCTCAATACAGGATGATTTTCGCTGAACGAAGTACATTACAGCAAAAGACACATACACGCTCGACCGTCGTGCAAGCTATACATCAAGATGACACAGGACTCGATGATGTCTGCCCCACCATCCGCAAAAACCCGCCCGCCTTCACGACACATCTCCAAGGAGGGCCGAAAGGCTACACTCATCGGGGGGACAGGACCGTCCTCTAGAAAGATCCAAGACCCTCCAATAGAGTGAGATCTTAGAGTAGCCCCCGATGACCGCCACTGCAACTCAGCGTGCAGAGCGATAGATTTTCTAATCGTTATTCGCTTATTGCCTCATGACTTTAGCCGTCTTTAAGGAAAATCGATCCCTCGGAGATACCTTGGTTATAACTGAGGCTCCAAAGTCTAGATCGGCACAACATCGACGGCTTTGGGGATATCTATGCTCAAGCTAGGGCCCCTAAGGTTAACGCCCTTAGAGAACGATCGAAGAATATCTCAGGAAACATTCGAAGATGCAAACTGAAGTCCCCAACTTAGCATTACTGGAATGGACTTCGGCAAACCTACATCAATAATCCGCATTAGGAATCGATCTGGGGCTCAAGATTTAGAAGAATTTTCATCAAAGTGACAGAACACCAGAATACAAAAGGTAAAAACACTTCATTACTCCATCAAAAGTTCATTTACAAGAACACCAGAGGCAAATACAAAAGACAGCCATAAACAAAAGAACAAGGTTTAGAACTCATCGGATAATGACTCGACATCAATAATTGGCTCAGGAtccatctgaacttctaccgCTATCGACTCAATGGCGGGACCTTTGGTGTCAGTTGACTCGTCAGACACAAGCTCGATTGTAGGGAAAGGCTCAACTACGACAGGCTCCACAGTGGGCTCAACCGATCCCCCTGCTTGTTGCTCAACTTCTTCCCCAACAACTTCATATGGATTGAGTCGACTGACATCCATTTCGGGGAAAAAGTGTGCCACTTGAGCCTTGCAAGCATCGAAGCCATAACCAAAGACTACCGAAGAACCTTCTGTGACTTTTGCCTCAAACTCTGCTGAAGCCTTGTATTCTTCAACAGCCTTCAGCTTGGCTTCAGCAACTGCTTTCGCTTTGTCGGCCTCTGCTTGAGCCTCCATCGATCTGGCATTCTCTTCTGTCGACCTCACCTCCAGCCAAAGTGCCTCCTCGAGCTCAGTGACTCTCCTCTATTGCACCGCCCTGAGCCCGTGCTCCACAGCAAGGAAGCGCTCGAGCTGCACGATCCGCTCCCTGGCAACTTGAAGCTCGGACTGAGCCTTGGAGGCTTCCTCCTCTGAAGCTTTCCTCCTGACCTCCATGGCCTGAAGATCTCTTTCCAGCTTCCCCTTCACCCAACCCAATCCAACAACGATCTCGCCGATCTGGACCACATCATGCATCAACTGCAAGAGGAAATGGAGGTCAGACAACTTTGTGCAAAAGAAAGGAGAAATGTGTAAGTTTAGACTTACCTTCAGAATGTCCTCAAACGAGGAGGTCAAGGCCTTATCAAAAGGTCTTGCCTTGGTCTTAGCCCAATTGGCCGGCAGCAGCGCCATCTTGATCAACTCTTGGACTAGGTGCTGGTTGTCGAGGGCTGAATCCTCCCTCTGGAATCTCCTCGTCACTGTCACAAATTCCTCCTCGAAAGCCGACGATGAAGGCCCCGCCTCCTGTCAAGCCGAAGAAGTCGGGGCCATCGAGGAAACTAGAAGCGATTCGGATCGGATTGGCAATGGAGATCGAGGAAGCGATGGAGACACTGCTCGGATAGGCTCTGTGGTGGCCGAAAAAGCTACCCTCAGCGGCAATGTGACGACTACATGCTGCTCTTCGCCCGCGCTGGAGATCTCGATTGATCCCGAAGAAGTCGATGGAGCAGGAACCAAAGAGGTCGTCGACCTCGCCCTCCCCGAAGCACCCGCCCGCAAAACGGAGCTCGACCTCCTCTTCCTGAAGGAGAGCTTGATTGACTTAGCAGTGGGCCTCATGGCTACAACATCAAAGAAGACAAGTCAATGTTAAATCAACTAAGATAAAGACCAGACAAACGACAAAAACAAAGTAAAGAACTTGGACATATCCTGAGGAAGAGCCGAACTGagatatcattttttttcttttttatttcgaACCCTTTTCGAGCTCTCACGGACATCCGCCTCCTCCCCGCTCTTGTTGAAATCCTCCTCATCTCCAGAGAAGAACGTAATTCTCCTTCTTCGAGGAAAGCCTAGAATTGCCCCAGATCCAATCAAAGCCCTAGGAGAGAtcggaagaaacaaagaaaaatctcCCCTTCCAATCATGAATGGAAGAAGGGAGACCCTCGATAAACTTGCACTCCTAATGAGGACTAAAGTACCACCATCCTCTATCGTAAGGATGTCTCTTCAAGGTAAACAACGccctaaaaaaggaggtcctcagATTGGTGCGGAACAAGTAACAAAAAATGACAAAAATAGATATCACTCGAGTGGAGTTCGAAGTGACCTGGGCTGGAAGAATCTTATAGTAATCAAAATGACTAGAGGCAAAGGAATGAAGGGGCAAGCGAAGGCCTGCTTAAAAAGTCTCCTCGTAAAAGACGACTCGACCCTCTGGAGCCAACAAAACACGGCCTCTCTGACTCAAAACTTCGAGACGGAAACTTCGAGATGGAAATTGAAAGGAATGCAATACTGGGACTAAAATCCTTGAAGGTCGGCCTTAGTAATGGATGATTCCTCTCCCCCAGGCTTGGAAGAACTCCGATGCCCAAACAAAGAAGCACCCTCAGTGGCAGTCCGAGGGCCCCCCTTGGATCCGAATTGGGGAGGAGGTGACCGAAACCTCCGACCGCTTTGACAACTTTCACCCCAATCCTCTCCATCGAAAGATATTATAAGAAAGactaaagggagaagaaaaagatctaaccaacaaaaaaaaaagagatgggaGAACCAATCGAGAAGCGAGACTCTAAACGGGACAAGATCCTTGGACAACCAGAGCACTCGTCGGAGTCAAGGAAGGAAGCAGGAGATGCGGCGGCAAGAAAAACTTCTAACAAAACGGCGGGAAGCAACTAGGGGTCAAGGAAATAGAAACAATAAGGGGGTAGGCCCTATTTGAATCGCCCTTTGACGGTCCTGATCAGAGCCCCTGTCCGTTAGATCCCTACCGCATGTCTCCAATTGAAATCGTCCAACTCTACAACTCTTCAATGCATCGCCATCTCAATTCGGCCACAACAGCTGATCCATGCGATCCAGCGCTAGGCCAATCAATGTTCACCAAATGGCGCCTCATGGTTAGTGGGACCATAACAACCAAAAAGCAGCTTTTGAAGCTGAAAGGATAGTCTGCCTCGAGCCGCCGGCACTCCATAAATGCATCAAAATTCTCGAAATGCCAAATCTCTCCAAAGCACTAAGGCGCAACTCACAAAGTGACTTGTCAAATCAAAGTCATATTCCGCAAAACAATGCAACATTTCACCCGGAGAATAAGCGGCTTGGATTCGTCCACTCGACTAGGCTCTAAAGATCCTTCACCATGAGTACTACTTCCGTCTGAAGCGACcacttcaaactcgaaagtaagaGACAAGTGTTGTGGGATCATGCCATCTCGATCGTGGATCTTAGGACTCATCCTCAAAAATCTCAGATCAACAGAAATACCAAGATGACGACTGGCACCATTGAATCTGTCACGAGAAATCAAGATAAAATGACCACACCAGCTCGGACCGACCCCTAGATCGATCTCCAACTGACCCTCAGGTCGAAATTCTATTGACCACCGGATCGATATCtcattatcaacaagaacaaAGTTTGCATCCGATGCCAACCTCCGAGTCGAGATGCCACCGACCATTAGGGACAAGGTCCCACGATCCGTACTAATATGGATCTGATCGAGCACTGCGACCGTAAGCTAACTTCGGTCCATCGACTCTTTGGGCCACGTGGACAATCTGTTGGAATCTCCTAACAAACTCCCAAATATGGCCACATGAACCTACAAATCTAGGCCTAACAAACTCCGACACCTCCCTATATAAAAAGGTAATAAGGGATCCCTCAAGGCAAGCTCTGGTAAGCCAATCCAAGCCTCTAAGCTTCTATACTCTCTCTCCCTGTGCTCAAGCTCCGACTAACTTAGGCATCAAAGGGTCCTCCGCCGAAGGCTCCATCTTCGATGCGAgcaaacttcttttgcaggttcgtTTCGATGTCCCGACACCCAAATCTCCCTCCATCCTCAGCCACATCAGCACTTCTGAAGCCTTGATGCAACATCACCCATCCTAGAAATATACATCAGAATAAAATAGAGAGCCAACAATTAACAATCTTTTCAGGATCCAAGCTTAGAAACCTGAATCTTCAACCCAGAGAGCTGCACCTATTTAAAAATTATCCTAGAATCTTACTTCCTCACTAACATTCTGGATGCTTAGTTGCTTACTATAAATTTGTCAAGAAATATGCCTCCCTTGCTCTTGCATCTGTATCCACTCTTACATCTGTTCTTGACCAAGAT encodes:
- the LOC105059422 gene encoding uncharacterized protein isoform X1 translates to MALLPANWAKTKARPFDKALTSSFEDILKLMHDVVQIGEIVVGLGWVKGKLERDLQAMEVRRKASEEEASKAQSELQVARERIVQLERFLAVEHGLRAVQ